From one Tachysurus vachellii isolate PV-2020 chromosome 23, HZAU_Pvac_v1, whole genome shotgun sequence genomic stretch:
- the ctu2 gene encoding cytoplasmic tRNA 2-thiolation protein 2 gives MCQVEEEYERHLEKKSLPAVSKKCMKCKDFTAVLIIRVGDAFCRGCFKEYFIHKFRAMLGKNRVIFPGEKVLLAVSGGSASSCMLAQVQEGLSGDAPKKLRFMPGIIYIDEGGVCGQNAEEREKAVVQLESIFRKTGFPYYIVPLEQVFTLPDSVLEPVCSREQPSSSTSYKAAVDQHIRREVTRGHGEAAVEESKDALGRLCLETFTYKPEHKLALEGLFSSLKTLTAKLDMLHTLRQHLILYIARINGYSKVMMGDSCTRLAIKLLTNISLGRGAALSADTAFSDSRYGDVVILRPMRDYSSKEIGFYNRLFKVQSVFIPGLDTKTADKASIQRLTESFVVKLQADFPSTVSTVYRTSEKLHTACPPQSSSTEAAAKCLLCLCSLDTKAEEATAFHATLMSEQLSRRTLEEKGQSDVGCCQGQNQACGDGGCCSTSKVPVATDLKSLLCYSCRLTVKDMTAPDSLPPYITSEAEKRQRRAAMKTEISEFLLEDDGADDE, from the exons ATGTGTCAGGTTGAAGAAGAGTACGAAAGACACCTAGAAAAAAAGTCTCTGCCTGC AGTTTCAAAGAAATGCATGAAGTGCAAAGATTTCACCGCAGTGCTCATCATCCGAGTGGGAGATGCTTTCTGCAG ggGCTGCTTCAAGGAGTACTTCATACATAAATTCCGAGCCATGCTTGGGAAGAATCGTGTCATCTTTCCTGGAGAGAAG GTGCTGCTGGCTGTTTCTGGAGGATCAGCATCCAGCTGCATGCTAGCACAAGTTCAAGAG GGCTTAAGTGGGGACGCACCCAAGAAGTTAAGATTCATGCCTGGCATTATCTACATAGATG agggtggtgtgtgtggtcagaATGCTGAGGAGAGGGAGAAGGCTGTAGTTCAGTTGGAGAGCATTTTCAGAAAGACTGGATTTCCGTACTACATCGTCCCACTGGAGCAG GTCTTTACTCTGCCAGATTCAGTACTTGAGCCTGTGTGTAGTCGTGAGCAGCCCTCTTCCAGCACCAGCTACAAAGCAGCAGTGGATCAGCACATTCGGCGTGAGGTAACCCGGGGTCACGGGGAGGCTGCAGTGGAGGAATCCAAGGATGCCTTAGGCCGACTTTGCCTGGAGACCTTCACATACAAACCTGAACACAAACTGGCTTTAGAGGGACTTTTCTCATCTTTGAAAACCTTAACAGCCAAACTGGACATGCTGCACACACTGAG gcagcaCCTGATACTGTATATTGCCCGGATAAACGGCTATTCTAAGGTGATGATGGGAGACAGCTGTACACGTCTGGCCATTAAGTTGCTCACTAACATCTCCCTGGGACGAGGGGCAGCTCTGTCAGCTGATacg GCTTTCTCAGACTCTCGGTACGGTGACGTGGTGATACTGCGCCCCATGAGGGATTACTCCTCCAAAGAGATCGGCTTCTATAACAGGCTGTTTAAAGTGCAGTCTGTTTTCATCCCAGGATTGGACACTAAG ACTGCTGATAAAGCGAGTATCCAGCGACTCACTGAGAGTTTTGTGGTTAAACTCCAGGCTGACTTCCCGTCCACCGTCAGCACTGTGTACAG AACAAGCGAGAAGCTGCACACAGCGTGTCCTCCTCAGAGCTCCAGCACAGAAGCTGCTGCTAAGTGCCTCCTCTGCCTCTGTTCGCTCGACACCAAAGCAG aagaGGCCACTGCGTTTCATGCCACGCTGATGTCAGAGCAGCTGTCCCGTCGTACGCTGGAGGAAAAAGGCCAGAGTGATGTGGGCTGTTGTCAGGGACAGAATCAAGCTTGTGGGGACGGTGGTTGCTGCTCTACATCCAA GGTTCCTGTAGCTACAGACCTGAAGAGTCTCCTGTGTTATAGCTGCAGACTGACTGTTAAAGACATG ACAGCACCAGACTCCCTGCCTCCGTATATAACATCTGAGGCAGAGAAACGCCAGAGGAG GGCTGCGATGAAGACGGAAATCAGCGAGTTCCTATTAGAAGACGACGGAGCAGATGACGAGTAG